One Sodalis praecaptivus DNA segment encodes these proteins:
- the metB gene encoding cystathionine gamma-synthase, producing MTRKQATIAVRSGLNNDEQFGCVVPPITLSSTYNFTDFNQPRAHDYSRRGNPTRDVVQRALAELEGGAGAVMTSSGMSAIHLVCTVFLKPGDLLVAPHDCYGGSYRLFESQSRRGAYRVQFVDQANPQALAQALAAKPKLVLIETPSNPLLRVVDIAAICRDAHQAGALCVVDNTFMSPALQQPLALGADLVVHSCTKYLNGHSDVVAGAVIANEADVATELAWWGNNIGVTGSAFDSYLLLRGIRTLTPRIRQQQSNAQAIVAYLQQHPQVKKLYYPGLPENPGHAIACRQQSGFGAMLSFELDGDETTLRRFLAALELFTLAESLGGVESLISHAATMTHAGMAAEARARAGIGETLLRVSVGIEDSEDLIADLEQAFQAALQR from the coding sequence ATGACGCGCAAGCAGGCCACTATCGCAGTTCGTAGCGGGTTGAATAACGACGAGCAATTCGGCTGTGTTGTTCCGCCGATCACCCTCTCGAGTACCTATAATTTTACTGACTTCAACCAGCCGCGCGCCCACGACTACTCCCGCCGCGGTAACCCGACGCGCGATGTGGTGCAGCGGGCGCTAGCGGAGCTGGAGGGCGGTGCGGGCGCGGTAATGACCAGCAGCGGCATGTCGGCTATTCATTTGGTGTGCACGGTCTTTCTCAAACCCGGCGATCTGTTGGTGGCGCCCCATGATTGCTATGGCGGCAGCTATCGGCTGTTTGAAAGTCAAAGCAGGCGTGGCGCCTATCGGGTGCAGTTCGTCGATCAGGCAAACCCGCAGGCGCTGGCCCAGGCGCTGGCCGCCAAGCCGAAGCTGGTATTGATCGAAACGCCCAGTAACCCGCTATTGCGGGTGGTGGATATCGCCGCTATCTGCCGCGATGCGCACCAGGCGGGCGCCTTATGCGTGGTGGATAACACCTTTATGAGTCCGGCGCTGCAACAGCCGCTGGCGCTGGGCGCCGATCTGGTTGTGCATTCCTGCACCAAATATCTCAACGGGCATTCCGATGTGGTGGCGGGCGCGGTGATTGCCAACGAGGCGGATGTTGCCACCGAATTGGCCTGGTGGGGCAACAATATCGGCGTGACCGGCAGCGCGTTTGACAGCTATCTGCTGCTGCGCGGAATACGTACCCTGACGCCGCGCATACGGCAACAGCAAAGTAATGCCCAAGCTATCGTCGCCTATTTACAGCAACATCCGCAGGTGAAAAAGTTGTATTATCCCGGCCTGCCGGAGAATCCCGGCCACGCCATCGCCTGCCGCCAGCAAAGCGGCTTTGGCGCGATGCTCAGTTTTGAACTGGACGGCGACGAAACCACGCTGCGCCGGTTTTTGGCCGCGCTGGAGCTGTTTACCCTGGCCGAATCGCTGGGGGGCGTGGAGAGCCTTATCTCCCACGCCGCGACCATGACGCATGCGGGAATGGCCGCCGAGGCGCGCGCGCGCGCCGGTATTGGCGAAACGCTGCTGCGGGTGTCGGTCGGGATCGAAGATAGCGAAGATTTAATTGCCGATCTGGAACAGGCTTTCCAGGCGGCGCTACAGAGGTAA